The proteins below are encoded in one region of Mycobacterium shinjukuense:
- a CDS encoding DUF3068 domain-containing protein, with translation MNRAVMLRFAACGTIGLGAALLIAALLLSTYTSGKITKIPLDIDATLISEGTGTALDSASLSGERIVVDQNVPLVSQQQVSVESPANADVVTLQVGTSVRRTDKQKDSGLLLAIVDTVTLNRKTAIAVSDETHTGGAVQKPRGFNDESPPTAIPLRHDGLAYRFPFHTEKKSYPYFDPIAQKAFDVDYEGEEDVNGLTTYRFTQYVGYDTAGKLVAPIKYPSLYAGDEDGKVTATAAMWGVPGEPGEQITMTRYYAAQRTFWVDPVSGTIVKETEHANHYFARDPSKPEVTMADYKVTSTEQTVETQVNAARDERDRLALWSRVLPITFTAAGLIGLVGGGVLASFSLRTESALIDPGLDRDDTDYLRRAGLEEPVPGAEAETEKLPTQRPDLGGDAGSRGADPPRSGSGERAGPPEHGPSGPPDPASPNSAERD, from the coding sequence GTGAACCGAGCAGTCATGTTGCGGTTCGCCGCATGCGGAACCATCGGACTCGGAGCCGCCCTGCTGATCGCCGCCCTGCTGCTGTCGACCTATACCAGCGGCAAGATCACCAAGATCCCGCTTGACATCGACGCCACGTTGATCAGCGAGGGCACCGGAACCGCACTCGATTCGGCGTCGCTGTCCGGTGAGCGCATCGTCGTCGACCAAAATGTTCCGCTGGTCTCCCAGCAGCAGGTCAGTGTCGAGTCGCCGGCCAACGCCGATGTGGTCACGCTCCAGGTCGGCACCTCGGTCCGGCGCACCGACAAGCAGAAGGACAGCGGGCTGCTGCTGGCGATCGTCGACACCGTCACCCTCAACAGGAAGACGGCGATCGCCGTTTCCGACGAAACACACACCGGCGGCGCGGTCCAGAAGCCCCGCGGGTTCAACGACGAAAGCCCCCCAACCGCGATCCCGTTGCGACACGACGGGCTGGCCTACCGCTTTCCGTTCCACACCGAGAAGAAGTCATATCCCTACTTCGACCCGATCGCGCAGAAGGCGTTCGACGTCGACTACGAGGGCGAAGAAGACGTCAACGGCTTGACCACGTACCGGTTTACGCAGTACGTGGGCTACGACACCGCGGGCAAGCTGGTCGCTCCCATCAAGTACCCGTCGTTGTACGCCGGCGACGAGGACGGCAAAGTCACCGCCACCGCGGCGATGTGGGGCGTTCCCGGTGAGCCGGGCGAGCAGATCACCATGACCCGCTACTACGCGGCCCAGCGCACCTTCTGGGTGGATCCGGTGTCAGGCACCATCGTCAAGGAAACCGAACACGCCAACCATTACTTCGCCCGCGACCCGTCGAAGCCCGAGGTGACGATGGCCGACTACAAGGTCACCTCCACCGAACAGACCGTCGAAACCCAGGTCAACGCGGCTCGCGACGAGCGCGACCGGCTGGCCCTGTGGTCGCGGGTGCTGCCGATCACGTTCACCGCGGCCGGGCTGATCGGGTTGGTCGGCGGCGGCGTGCTCGCCTCGTTCAGCCTGCGAACCGAGAGCGCGCTCATCGACCCCGGCCTGGACCGCGACGACACCGACTATCTCCGTCGCGCCGGACTCGAGGAACCGGTGCCCGGAGCGGAAGCCGAGACCGAGAAGCTGCCCACACAGCGCCCGGATCTGGGCGGTGATGCGGGTTCGCGCGGCGCGGATCCACCCCGGTCGGGTTCCGGTGAGCGGGCCGGGCCACCCGAACACGGGCCATCCGGGCCCCCGGATCCGGCCAGCCCCAATTCGGCCGAACGGGACTAA
- a CDS encoding TetR/AcrR family transcriptional regulator, which produces MPTVTWARVDPARRAAIVAAAEAEFGAHGFSNGSLNVIARRAGVAKGSLFQYFADKRDLYAYIADVASQRVRDYIEEAIRELDPTRPFFEFLTELLDAWITYFAEHPHERALHAAATLEADTDARVSVRSVMHRHYLQVLRPLVRDAQARGDLCADADTEALLSLMLLIFPHLALAPYVRGLDPILGLDDPTPEQPGLAVRRLVAVLAAAFSPTLAGNTEEVR; this is translated from the coding sequence ATGCCGACGGTGACGTGGGCGCGGGTTGACCCGGCTCGTCGGGCGGCCATCGTGGCGGCCGCCGAAGCCGAGTTCGGGGCGCATGGATTCTCCAACGGCAGCCTGAACGTCATCGCCCGGCGCGCCGGGGTCGCCAAGGGAAGCCTGTTTCAGTACTTCGCGGACAAGCGCGATCTCTACGCCTACATCGCCGACGTGGCCAGTCAGCGGGTGCGTGACTACATCGAAGAGGCCATCCGTGAGCTTGACCCGACTCGGCCGTTCTTCGAGTTCCTGACCGAACTGCTCGACGCCTGGATTACCTATTTCGCTGAGCATCCACACGAACGTGCACTTCATGCCGCGGCGACGTTGGAGGCCGACACCGACGCCCGCGTCAGCGTGCGAAGCGTCATGCATCGGCACTACCTGCAAGTGCTGCGGCCGTTGGTGCGTGACGCGCAGGCGCGGGGTGACCTGTGCGCCGATGCTGACACCGAGGCGTTGTTATCGCTGATGTTGCTGATCTTCCCGCATCTGGCGTTGGCTCCCTATGTCCGCGGTCTGGACCCGATCCTGGGGCTCGACGACCCCACGCCGGAGCAGCCGGGGCTGGCCGTGCGCCGGCTGGTCGCCGTGCTGGCCGCCGCTTTTTCGCCGACACTCGCCGGCAACACCGAGGAGGTCAGATGA
- a CDS encoding acyltransferase family protein, with amino-acid sequence MAAASESGVPRRPSTPCRHTVIVTEGQRVGGTRSFLPAVEGMRACAAMGVVVTHVAFQTGHSGGVAGRLFGRFDLAVAVFFALSGFLLWRGHAAAARDLGSRPRTGRYLRSRAVRIMPAYLVAVVVILSLLPDADHASPTVWLANSTLTQIYVPLTLTGGLTQMWSLSVEVGFYLTLPVLALLARRVPVGARVPAIAALGVLSWAWGWLPVDAGPGINPLNWPPAFFSWFAAGMLLAEWAYGPIEWPHRMARRRVLMAAVAVAGYLVAASPVAGPDGLVPGTATQFAVKTAMGALVAFALVAPLVLDRPDTPHRVLGSPGMVTLGRWSYGLFIWHLAALAMVFPVIGAFPFTGRMPTVLVLTLIFGWAIAAVSYALVESPCREGLRRWERRGRQTSVGERQADAVAA; translated from the coding sequence CTGGCCGCGGCGTCCGAATCGGGTGTACCCCGTCGCCCGTCAACGCCGTGCAGGCACACTGTCATCGTGACCGAGGGCCAGCGCGTGGGTGGAACCCGAAGCTTTCTGCCCGCCGTCGAAGGCATGCGCGCCTGCGCGGCCATGGGCGTGGTCGTCACCCACGTCGCTTTCCAGACCGGGCACTCCGGCGGTGTGGCCGGCCGGCTGTTCGGCCGATTCGACTTGGCGGTGGCGGTGTTTTTTGCGCTGTCGGGATTTCTGCTGTGGCGCGGACACGCCGCCGCGGCACGAGATCTGGGGTCGCGCCCGCGCACCGGCCGCTACCTGCGATCGCGGGCGGTGCGCATCATGCCGGCCTATCTCGTGGCGGTGGTCGTGATCTTGTCGCTGTTGCCCGACGCGGACCATGCCAGCCCGACGGTGTGGTTGGCGAATTCGACGCTCACCCAGATCTATGTGCCGCTGACCCTCACCGGCGGCCTGACCCAAATGTGGAGCCTGTCGGTCGAGGTGGGGTTCTATCTGACGCTGCCGGTGCTCGCATTGCTGGCCCGGCGCGTTCCGGTCGGCGCCCGGGTGCCGGCGATCGCCGCCCTGGGGGTGCTCAGCTGGGCCTGGGGCTGGTTGCCGGTGGACGCCGGGCCGGGAATTAACCCGCTGAACTGGCCACCGGCGTTTTTCTCCTGGTTCGCCGCCGGAATGTTGTTGGCGGAGTGGGCCTATGGCCCGATCGAGTGGCCGCACCGGATGGCGCGTCGCCGGGTACTGATGGCCGCGGTGGCGGTGGCCGGCTATCTGGTGGCGGCCTCACCGGTGGCGGGTCCGGACGGCCTGGTTCCGGGCACTGCCACCCAGTTTGCGGTGAAGACCGCAATGGGTGCCCTGGTGGCGTTCGCGCTGGTGGCGCCGCTGGTGCTGGACCGGCCCGACACCCCGCACCGGGTGCTGGGCAGCCCCGGCATGGTGACCCTGGGACGGTGGTCCTACGGCCTGTTCATCTGGCACTTGGCGGCGCTGGCGATGGTGTTCCCGGTGATCGGAGCGTTCCCGTTTACCGGGCGGATGCCGACGGTGCTGGTGTTGACGCTGATCTTCGGCTGGGCGATCGCCGCCGTCAGCTACGCCCTGGTCGAATCGCCCTGCCGGGAAGGGTTGCGCCGCTGGGAGCGCCGCGGGCGGCAGACGTCGGTCGGTGAACGCCAAGCGGACGCGGTCGCAGCCTGA
- a CDS encoding phosphotriesterase family protein translates to MAELNTARGPIDTADLGVTLMHEHVFIMTTEIAQNYPEAWGDEDKRVADAVTRLSELKARGVDTIVDLTVIGLGRYIPRIARVAAATELNIVVATGLYTYNDVPFYFHYLGPGAQLDGPEIMTDMFVRDIEQGIAATGIKAGILKCATDEPGVTPGVERVLRAVAQAHKRTGVPISTHTHAGLRRGLDQQRIFAEEGVDLSRVIIGHSGDSTDVGYLEELIAAGSYLGMDRFGVDVILPFEDRVNIVARMCERGHADKMVLSHDANCYFDALPEELVPVALPNWHYLHIHDDVIPALKQRGVTDEQLHTMLVDNPRRIFERQGAYE, encoded by the coding sequence GTGGCAGAGCTCAATACCGCTCGCGGACCCATCGATACCGCTGATCTGGGTGTCACGCTCATGCACGAGCACGTCTTCATCATGACCACCGAGATTGCCCAGAACTACCCCGAAGCCTGGGGGGACGAGGACAAGCGGGTGGCCGACGCCGTCACCCGGCTGAGCGAGCTGAAGGCCCGCGGCGTGGACACCATCGTCGACCTGACCGTGATAGGACTCGGCCGCTACATCCCGCGCATCGCCCGGGTGGCCGCGGCCACCGAGCTGAACATCGTCGTCGCGACCGGCCTGTACACCTACAACGACGTGCCGTTCTACTTCCACTACCTCGGCCCGGGCGCGCAGCTGGACGGCCCGGAGATCATGACCGACATGTTCGTCCGCGACATCGAGCAGGGCATCGCCGCCACCGGCATCAAGGCGGGGATCCTCAAGTGCGCCACCGACGAGCCCGGCGTCACCCCGGGCGTGGAGCGGGTGCTGCGCGCGGTCGCGCAGGCGCACAAACGCACCGGGGTGCCGATCTCCACGCACACCCACGCCGGGCTGCGGCGCGGCCTTGACCAGCAACGCATCTTCGCCGAGGAAGGCGTGGACCTGAGCCGGGTGATCATCGGGCACTCCGGCGACAGCACCGACGTCGGCTACCTCGAAGAGCTCATCGCCGCCGGTTCCTACCTGGGGATGGACCGGTTCGGCGTCGACGTTATCCTGCCGTTCGAGGACCGGGTGAACATCGTGGCCCGGATGTGCGAGCGCGGGCACGCCGACAAGATGGTGTTGTCGCACGACGCCAACTGCTATTTCGACGCGCTGCCCGAAGAGCTGGTGCCGGTGGCCCTGCCGAACTGGCACTACCTGCACATCCACGACGACGTCATCCCCGCGCTCAAGCAGCGCGGCGTCACCGACGAACAGCTGCACACCATGCTCGTCGACAACCCGCGCCGCATCTTCGAGCGCCAGGGCGCCTATGAGTGA
- a CDS encoding acyl-CoA dehydrogenase, which translates to MLLNPNRLQRKYPDSRSAEIMAATVDFFESRGKARLKHDDHERTWYSDFLEFIGRERIFASLLTPAKYGAGDETGACRWDTYRISEFAEIVGFYGLSYWYPFQVTALGLGPIWMSANEDAKRKAAAQLEAGEVFAFGLSEQAHGADVYQTDMILTPTGGGWTANGEKYYIGNANVARMVSTFGKIAGSPESQDYVFFAADSQHERYHLIKNVVNSQNYVANYALRDYPVTEADILHRGPEAFHAALNTVNVCKYNLGWGSIGMCTHALYESVTHAANRHLYGTVVTDFSHVRRLLTDAYLRLIAMKLVATRACDYMRSASAADRRYLLYSPLTKAKVTSEGERVITALWDVIAAKGVEKDTFFETVAREIGLLPRLEGTVHINIGLLGKFMPNYLFAPDAALPLIPRRDDAADDTFLFAQGPTGGLGKVRFHEWRAPFDRFAHLPNVALLRAQADALAEMLASATPDAAQQKDIDFAFGVGQLFATVPYAQLILEEAPLSGVDEALLDEIFGVLVRDFNSFAVELHDKAATTDEQARCAMRMIRRPVHDPSRYAQVWKEHVLPANGAYQMRP; encoded by the coding sequence ATGCTGCTCAATCCCAACCGCCTGCAACGCAAATACCCGGACAGCCGCTCGGCGGAGATCATGGCTGCGACGGTGGACTTCTTCGAGTCCAGAGGGAAGGCGCGGCTCAAGCACGACGACCACGAGCGGACCTGGTACTCCGACTTCCTCGAGTTCATCGGCCGGGAGCGTATCTTCGCCTCCCTGCTGACGCCGGCCAAGTACGGCGCCGGGGATGAAACCGGGGCCTGCCGCTGGGACACCTACCGAATCAGCGAGTTCGCCGAGATCGTCGGTTTCTACGGGCTCAGCTACTGGTACCCGTTTCAGGTGACCGCCCTGGGCCTGGGCCCGATCTGGATGAGCGCCAACGAGGACGCCAAACGCAAGGCCGCCGCGCAGCTGGAGGCCGGCGAGGTGTTCGCGTTCGGCCTGTCGGAGCAGGCCCACGGCGCCGATGTGTATCAGACCGACATGATCCTGACGCCGACGGGCGGTGGCTGGACCGCCAACGGGGAGAAGTACTACATCGGCAACGCCAACGTGGCCCGGATGGTCTCCACGTTCGGCAAGATCGCCGGGAGCCCGGAAAGCCAGGATTACGTGTTTTTCGCGGCCGACTCCCAGCATGAGCGCTACCACCTGATCAAGAACGTGGTGAATTCGCAGAACTATGTGGCCAATTACGCCCTGCGGGACTATCCGGTCACCGAGGCCGACATCCTGCACCGCGGCCCCGAGGCCTTCCACGCCGCCCTCAACACCGTCAACGTCTGCAAATACAACCTGGGTTGGGGCTCCATCGGCATGTGCACCCACGCGCTCTACGAGTCGGTCACCCACGCGGCCAACCGGCATCTGTACGGGACCGTCGTCACCGACTTCTCACACGTGCGGCGGTTGCTGACCGACGCCTACCTGCGACTGATCGCCATGAAGTTGGTGGCCACTCGGGCTTGCGACTACATGCGCAGCGCGTCGGCCGCCGACCGTCGCTACCTGCTGTACAGCCCGCTTACCAAGGCCAAGGTCACCAGTGAGGGCGAGCGAGTGATCACCGCGCTTTGGGATGTGATTGCCGCCAAGGGGGTAGAGAAGGACACGTTTTTTGAGACGGTGGCCCGCGAGATCGGTCTGCTGCCTCGGTTGGAAGGCACGGTGCACATCAACATCGGGCTGCTGGGCAAGTTCATGCCCAACTACCTGTTCGCGCCCGATGCCGCGTTGCCGTTGATCCCGCGCCGCGACGACGCCGCCGACGACACCTTCCTGTTCGCGCAGGGACCCACTGGGGGCCTGGGCAAGGTGCGGTTCCACGAGTGGCGGGCGCCGTTCGACCGTTTTGCCCACCTGCCCAACGTCGCGCTGCTGCGCGCACAGGCCGACGCGTTGGCCGAGATGCTGGCCAGCGCCACCCCCGATGCGGCGCAGCAGAAAGACATCGACTTCGCCTTCGGTGTGGGACAACTGTTCGCGACGGTGCCCTACGCCCAGCTCATCTTGGAGGAGGCGCCGCTGTCGGGAGTGGACGAGGCGTTGCTGGACGAGATCTTCGGGGTGCTCGTCCGGGATTTCAACAGTTTCGCCGTCGAGCTGCACGACAAGGCCGCGACGACGGACGAGCAGGCGCGTTGTGCGATGCGAATGATCCGCCGCCCGGTGCATGACCCGTCACGGTACGCGCAGGTCTGGAAAGAACACGTGCTGCCCGCCAACGGTGCCTATCAGATGCGCCCGTGA